ATGACGATGAGATCAGGACCGTCTGCTATTTCTTTGACCTTTGTTCGCGCACGTGGCTGCATTGTCCGCCTCGTGGAAAGACAATGAAGAACGACATGAAGCAGAAGGAGGACCTCGACACCGATCTCTGCTCCGCCGTATCAAGACAATGTCGCCATTGTTTCTCTTCGCCATTGTGTTATATTCATTGTTCCATTCACCCCTGCGACTTCGTGTCGTGTGTCTTATACTCTACTCGAGGATCCGTTAAGTACGCTCCTTCCTTCCTTTCCTTTTCGTTCCCAGAAAACGATCGATTGCCTTCTTTGACAGAATTCAATCACACATTCACTACGAACACTTCACCTCGACAAACAAGACATCACGAGAACTCTGCTGCGCGGATTCAACGGACTTTTGCAAACGAAAAACGCTCCTTACACCATTCACCGACTACAAACGCTCTTTACTACAACGACGAAATCGAACGATTGAATCTGCTGCTTCATACAACGAATACACACACGAGAAACCACTCTCCAGACAGAACGAGCAACAAGCACTCGACCAACCAGCAAACATGAAGCTCTCCACCAGCACCAcaaccaccctcctcctcctcaccaccctccctcTCATCTCCGCCCACCCGGCCATcaccaactcctccaaatccaccaccaacaccgcCGGCTACACCCTCCAAAAGTCCTACACCGCCCCAACGTTCTTCGACGCCTTCAACTTCTTCACGGGCCCGGATCCGACTCACGGCCACGTAATCTACACCGACCGCGCCCACGCCGCCACCTCCAACTACGTCGCCTTCCACACCCGTCCCGCCTCAAAAGACACCACAGCCTACATCGGCGTCAACACCACCCCTCTCGCCCCCAATGGACGTGAATCCGTGCGTCTCATCGGCAAAGACGCTTTCAACGCGGGCTCCATGATCGTCTTCGACGTGCGCCACATTCCCGTGCAGTGGGGCGTGTGGCCCGCCATCTGGCTGCTCGGGAAAGACGGGACCTGGCCGCAGACGGGGGAGAGTGATGTGCTGGAGTACGTGCATCGTGGGCAGCATAATGCTATGACGTTGCATACCGCTCCGGGGTGTTCGGtttccaactcctcctccaacccaaAGGACGGCGTCTTCTCTGGTAATCTCGTGCATGCCGACTGCAACACTGACGATGCGACGACCGGCTGCTCGATTTCCGCGCCGAGGGACTTCCGTATCGCCACGGCGGGGGATGCGTTTAATAAGCAGGGTGGAGGGGTGTATGTGCACGACTGGACCGCCGATGGGATTAGCGTGTACCTTTTCCCACGCAACGCTCTGCCCGCTGATCTCGTGGCTGGAAAACCGGACTCGTCGACGTGGAAGCAGAAACCTCTTGCGCGGTTCGCTGGTTCGGGATGTGACTTTGAGGAGCGATTCAAGAATATgaacatcatcatcaacatcgacTTTTGCGGAGATTGGGCAGGCAGAGACAAGGTGTGGCAGGAGAGTGGAGCGCAGAAGGCCACTGGCGCGGCGACGTGCAAGGAGTATGTGGCCAACAACGGAGGGGACTTCAAGGAGAGTTTCTTCGAGATTGGAGGGATTCAGGTTTATGGAAAGGGGAAGTAGAAGCTTGGAAGGCTTTTCTTTTGGATGAGGAtatgatgatgaagatgaatgGAGAACTATGACAGCGTCTTGGATGCACAGCACAAGTCGTGCGGCATAGACGGATTCAGATGGTACAGCGAATAGATAGATGGAGAACGAGACATACTGTTTCATGAAATGACTTGCCTTCTTCGGTGTGTGTGAATCCCTTCCCTTGTCGACGTTTTGCGTTCCAGAGGATACCTTAGTCGACGGACGTAATAACAGCGTGGCGGTGTTGTAGACGCTGGACGAAAAGTTGTCAATGGAAACCTCAGTGGAAATCTCCTTGAACGCTGAATACCATGGCTCGTCGGAGTCATGGGTCAACTCGTCGTGACTTGAGCTGAAGCCTGTGTGGTGTCCTGGTGATAGGAATGGCTTGGTAGTCTGCAGTTCGGTAAAAGCGTGCTGCGTGACCCGTGAGGTCATCCATGGAGCGATATGCCGCCTATTTCGTTCGGTGGCCGTCATCGGGGCTATGGAATCGAATTCTCTTCGCCTACCATTCCACCCTTCGGACTGGCTGTCTCCCTGTTTTCCGTTCCTACCACCGCAGATCCCGCTCCAGTAAAACCGAACAACAACTCCAACGCCAACAACGTGGGAACGGTCTTCGGACTCTTCCACAGCACGAGAATATCCTCCTtatcctcctccaacccacAAGCCACCCTCAACGCCACCAAactctcctcatccaccGCCTCCTTCAAATCATACGTCGGCACGTCTCCCAACACGTCTTTATTCACTCCATCCTCACCAAGCAGCAATACCGcgcccacctcctcctcgtaaATAACATCCTCCATAAACCCAACAAGACTAGCACTGCCGTCTTCACCATGCTTCGCAGCAGCGCACCACGCCAACTTCTTCAACACGTCTGTGACCAATTTCTCCCTCACCACAGCTTCCATGTCCGCATCGTAGATCCACTCCTTCCCCTCGTCCAGTTTCCTCTGATCCACGCCTTTCCTCTGCGCCCACGCTCGAGACATCCGCTGCTTGACGAGGACTGCCCAtttgtccttcttcctctttcctgtGCCAGTGGGAGCGATGTGTCTGAAGGCGGCCGCGCGGGCGAGGATGTAGGAGGAAGGTTTGGGGGATCTGAAGCCAATCCGGGGTTGGAGGGTGGGTCGGGTCGGCTGAGGCTGCTGCTGTGGTGGTAACGGGGTTTGCGACTCAGGCTTGGGAATGGGCGGTTGGTTGGAGATGAAGGGGATGAGGAAGTGTTCGGGAAGACGGGCGCGGGTTAGGACGCATTGCCGGGTTGGGGTGGCGAGGGCGTGGGCTGGGAGGGGGGTGTCAGTTCTGGCTCGTTGAGAGTGATGTTGGAAAGTGTACCGTATGGGTTGGATTGCAGCTCTTGTTGGAAGGGCGTGAGGTTCGAGGAGTCGAAGTCTGCGGGCGGCTTGACTGCCTTGTGTTTCTCGCGGGCTGCGACTTTTATGGGATcgaagagggaggggagagggagggctTTGTTGCCGTGCTTCCTGAGGCGGAGGGTGTAACTGCCATCTTCGCTGGGAGTCGTGGAAGGGAGAGTCGCTGTCTCTTCGGGTTTGTCTGTAGTCGGGAGAGCCAATCGTCGGGTCTTGTATGTAGACAGCCGCGAGCTGTATCGACGGGTCACATGTTGCATGAGTGAAATTGTGAGGAACTGTCAatggaaggagaagaggtgaggtcgaagatGTGGCAGCTTGCAGTGGAAGCTTTGACTTTGGCGTGGGGAACTTTCACCTCGACTTCATCCATGACTTGTCGAGCAACATCACATCTACATACACCACACGATGGAGTTCATCGCGAGATCCAGCCTCCGGGCAACACGATCGCATATCCTCCGGCAGCTCTCAAGACGACAAGCTCGAACATTCACCAATTACTCGCCATATACGCCGCAACACAATGCTAcacagcaacagcagcaacaaccaCGCCCGACAGGCGCAATGCCAATGCCCTTCGTGACCGAGACagtcggcggaggatggCATACATGTATGATCTTCGCAGTCAATCATGATCTTGTTCACACACTGACCTCTCCCAGCCGATATCTTCTCCCGCCTCCTCAAAGAACGCATCATCTGCCTCAAcggcgaagtcgaagagaccacctccgcctccatcgTCGCCcaactcctcttcctcgaagCCGAGAATCCCCAGAAACCCATCTCCCTCTACATCAACTCTCCAGGCGGGTCCGTGACCGCTGGTCTCGCAATCTACGACACAATGCAATATATTGCCGCTCCAGTAACCACAATATGTCTTGGACAAGCAGCATCCATGGGAtcgctcctcctctgcgGCGGGGCACCCGGACAGCGATTCTGCCTTCCACACTCGAGAATCATGGTGCATCAAGTCAGCGGCGGGTATCATGGCCAGGCATCGGACATCGCGATTCATGCAAAGGAGATtttgagggtgagggagcAGTTGAATCGGATTTATCAAAGGCATTTACCGGTCaagaaggagttggaggagattGAAAAGGTGATGGAGAGGGACTTTTTCATGAGTGCGGACGAGGCGAGGGAGTGGGGCATTGTGGATAAGGTGTTGGACCGGAGGCCAGGTgcggagggtggtgaggaggaggggaagtgATGTGTGAGAGAAGGGAGAACATCTCTGGCCGACAGACCAACATTGATGAGCGAAGCGGGTTGCTCTGCTGGATGGACCATGCTTGGCTCGATATCACGAACAGAGTCTTTGCATATCTGGGCCTTTGGGCCGGTGCGAGATTGAACTAGGCCGACGCTAGGATTTTGAAGGCCTATCCCCAAGCCTTTGCCGGTCAACATGTCAAAGCTTCCGGTATGGTTGGAAGCACTCATCGTCCTGTGAGCGTTCTCCACAATCTCACGTAGAGGTAGCCACAGCAGCTCACCAAGAACGCGCAGCTTCGATTCTTTGCCGGAGCCTCGCCACCGATCCTCGTCACCCGTGTCGTCGTCTTGCTCGTCCTTGTTCTCTCCCATCTCGTGGTCGCCCTGTACTGGCTTGAGCGCACCGTCCCGACTCCCTTGGACCTTCCACATAATCGACCTGTCCTTGGCTATGGCCATTATTCGCGGGGTTCGATCATGGCCGAAAAGCAAAAAACCGATGCTTCTTCTCAACAAAAGTCCAAACGCTTGGCTCGAAcccacgacctcctccaccacccctcGCCTGCGAGAAGAGCAAAAGTTTTAAAACCCCCTTTCTTTCTCCGTCAAAGGATACCAACGCCTGCGAGAAGAGCAAAAGAAAAACCCCTTTCTCCCTCTCGGGATAATCGCAGGACAAAGAAACCCAATTTATCCAATATATGGCACCGCCCCTCAAGGTTTGGCTGGGTTTCATTTCGATCAAAGCAACAAATCCCCACCGTAAGGTATGTAATAATCCTCCGCTGTTCCTGGCCCAGTTGCCATATCACCCCATCACATAGAAAATGTATAACCTAGCGCTCTTCGACAGGTGACCCGCGCTTTCTTAACGCTGTACGGCTGAGCCAGTAATGACAACTGGCTCTGGGGATTGTGCTGAGAATTGGGCGAGTCGGTGGGGTATATGTATCTTTGTTTGGAAGGGAGGGGAGGGCGGGATGACGTACctgagaggaggaggatggaggagagggagggtcCATGAAAAGCATTACTCCGTTCCGAGCTCGAGGGAAATGGAGCAGATGCGAAGTCGCTCTTTATCTGCTAGCTCTTTTACGGGAGAGGGGACTAGATGGTGTCTGTCTGTTGAGTGGTCATGGTCCTGAGGGGCGGCCACAATCGCAAGACGAGCGGTGAGCGGGAGAAACTGGCATGTGATTCTTGGCGCAGGATATGGACAGGAATCTTCAAACTCCGACCGAAGGGATCTCGAGAATATGTCTTTGGCTGTCCACCGACCTCACTTGACGCATGCTCTGCGAACAAATAATCATAGACTTGACAAACCAATCGGTGCTCAACGATACGATGCAGAAAAGTGATGTTCTCTTACGAAATTGTCTCGCCCACTGCCCAGCCCGCCCAAAACATCCCATCGCTCACAACGAGATAGAATACCAGAACAAGCGATCGTACTCCCAAACACCACGCTCAATCAATCTCCCAAAAACACCTCATAACATCATAACAAAACCCAACCCTCAACCCGCCTTCACCCCCTTCCCTGCTTTCCTCCCAACCCTCTCCGCACACCTCACCAACCCCTCCTgcaccttcttcttctccgcccactccgccgccgccttcttcattCTCAAACTCGCAATAATCGCGCACCCCACAGCCTTCAACCTCggcctcctctcctccgaaaAGCTCACCTCCGGCTCAACCCCCATACTCTGCAACAATCTCAAATCCGCCTCATTGCAAGCCGAAAACATGCCCACCTGCAGCAAATACCACTCCTTGACAAAAATCAAATCCCTCCGGAACGCCTCCGCGCGCGCACACTTCGCCGTGAGGAAAGACACAGTCTTGATCAGACCCTTGACTTCGGACTCGTGGCGTTTCTCCACCACGGCGAGGGACTTGCCTTGTCCCATGGTTTGATATCCGTGGCCGGGGTCGGAGATTTGGAGTTTGAGAGTTTTGATTTTGGTGCGGAGTTCCGCTTCGCGAGCGGTGGATTTCTCGAGTTTCTCTCCGCGTTCGAGGAGGTATTGTTTCAACACGCGGATTTCCGCTTCGGCGTCGGAGAGTTGTGCTTGCCAGTCggcgcggtcgaggaggacggtATCCTGACTGTCGACCTTCATCTTCTGTAATTTCTCGCGGAGGTCGATCTGTTTCTTCAATGCGGCTTGGAGTTTTGCTTCCTTGTCGTCGGACTCTTCTCGCAAGTGGCCCAACTCCGCGCGCATCTCCTTGACTTGAGCGCGGAGTTcagcctccctcctcgcgtGGCCAGACGCAGAACCCGTCTTGTCCGAAACCTGcgcctccaactcctcaacTTGGGTAGCCATCCTCTTCAACTCCTTGACCTGCGCCCGGGCCTCTCTCTCCTTACCCATCGCAGTCTTGACCTTCGCCTCTAACTCCGCGACCCGTGCCGCCGCATCTTCCAcatcctccttcgccatcgTCAATTCATGCCGGAGATcgctctccctcttcctcgcctccgcatctttcttctccctcgcccgcAGCTCAATCCCCAACCTCTCCGCCTCAAGTTTACTCGCCTTCAACAACTCATGCAAATCCGACCTCTCCTCACTGATCGTCTTCTCCAACTGCGCATTATAGAGTTGCGTCTCCAGCTCCTCAATCCTCGCCTCCAGCTGCTCCACCTTggctccctcctccctcatcttcctcctcaacctctccGGCGAGCCGCCGTACGAAGGATTCGCGCCCGCAAGCTCAACTATCGCTTCGGCTAAATCATTCTCCAGCGTCTTCGCTTTCAGTTTCAGAGAATTGCGCTCCGTCTCGACCATTTTGAGACGGTGCATGAGTTCCTCGCCCGGGTGGCCACTGCCCTTCACCCGTTCGAGTTCCCTCTTCAACTCCGCTTGCTCTGCGTCGGCGATTTTGAAGTGCGTAACGAAGGCTTCGATTTCGTCTTCGAGCGCTTGTTTCGCCTCCTTGTGTTCACGTTCGAGCTCCGCTTTCATGCTTTCCATGCGGTGTTGAACGTCGTCAATGTTACCTGCGCTGCTGGATTTGGCGACTTCCAATTCGCGCTGGAGTTGGCGCACTTCCATTGTACGTTCGTTCTTGGCGTTCTCCAGTTTGAGGGTGACTCGGTCAAGTTCGTCTTCCAAGTCATTGACCTGCTGGTCGCGGAGACGAAGTTCTTCAGTCCGACGCTCCTCTGCCGTCTCAGCTTTCTTCCGGAACGTCTCAGCGCGGGTCTTGAGATTGGCATTCTCAATCT
The DNA window shown above is from Zymoseptoria tritici IPO323 chromosome 11, whole genome shotgun sequence and carries:
- the MgMLG3 gene encoding putative endo-beta-1,3(4)-glucanase (Endo-Beta-1,3(4)-glucanase/Mix-Linked Glucanase (Signal P secreted)) → AGYTLQKSYTAPTFFDAFNFFTGPDPTHGHVIYTDRAHAATSNYVAFHTRPASKDTTAYIGVNTTPLAPNGRESVRLIGKDAFNAGSMIVFDVRHIPVQWGVWPAIWLLGKDGTWPQTGESDVLEYVHRGQHNAMTLHTAPGCSVSNSSSNPKDGVFSGNLVHADCNTDDATTGCSISAPRDFRIATAGDAFNKQGGGVYVHDWTADGISVYLFPRNALPADLVAGKPDSSTWKQKPLARFAGSGCDFEERFKNMNIIINIDFCGDWAGRDKVWQESGAQKATGAATCKEYVANNGGDFKESFFEIGGIQVY